The genomic DNA GGTGAACTTGATATGGACCGATCGTATGGGCAAAAATGTTGATAACCTTCCCAAGCAAAGTCCGTATGTTGAGCTTATTAATGAGCCGAAAACCTAGTTGTCCAAACTGATAAGCTAGTGGATATTGATACCGCGCAGCTAATATGAATCCATAGAGTATATATCCAAATGCAGAAGCCCCTACAACGCCATATGTCAGGGTAAAATTAACTATTTTAAAACTGCACCAATCCGACCAGTTTCGGTCTCCCATTAAATAAGCTGCTGCCCATAAATCCACTATCAAATTCATGCAAAGCCTCTTTTCATTGTCTTGACATTCTGGATCGTCAAGCAAGCTTTCCATGTTACGTTTCTGAAGCTTAGCGGCAACTTCTTCTGATTCTGCTGAAATAACAGTTAACAATTCTGTTTGAGAATTAGGTACGTCAATCCCCAAACTACGCAATCCATCTAAGCCCAAAGAAACGGCTTGACTAAATTTTCCTTGAGTCATACACAAATTCATGTATATTCTGTAAATTTCTAACTTGCTAAAATTAGATTTTGCTTGCTCTAAGGCAATAGTAAACAATTTTTCCGATCGCTCAAAGTTACCGCTTAAATACTCAACTTCTGCTCGTTCCTTATGCAGGGATAAACTTAATTCATACCGATCTGCCCAGCGATTTTTATCCAAAATATCCATACCTACAGTCAGATATTTTAGCGCTGCTTCATAAGCTGTCGCCGCTTTAGCTTTCTCACCAGCAATCAGATTTAATCGAGCAATTTTATCTCTTTCTGTTTGTGGGCTCACAAGTGCAATTCCCAGGTCGAGATGATCGACGATATTGAAGATTTTCTCCCCTAAATCTTGCGGTTGAGTATTTTGCAAAAGTAGGCGACCTATTTGTAAGTGAACGGCTTGTTTTTGTTCTTCATCAATCAAGGCATAAGCTGCTTGTTGGACGCGATCGTGCAAAAATTGATAATTTTGAATTAACAATTGATAATCCCACTCAGATGCAGCCAGAATTAAGGTGGACTGAACTGCCGGAGTTAAATTTTGGAAAACTTCAGCAGGTGATTTTTCGCAGATGATAGAGAGAGTATTTAGATCGAAAGATGCGCCTACACAAGCAGCTAAGCGCAACACCTGCTGCGTTGCATCTGGCAATTTCTTCAACTTCCCTATCATTAACTCCACGACATTATCAGTTATACCTACTGCCTCAATTTGATTGATATTCCATTGCCAACTTCGATAACGAAAATTAAAATTGAGCAGATTTTCAGCGTGCAACGTTTTGAGAAATTCATTGACAAAGAAAGGATTGCCCTCTGTTTTATGCACCACCAATTTTGCTAATGGTTTGACCGACTCAGTATCGCTGTGTAAAGTATCGGCAATCAATTCACCGATCTGCTGCATATTTAAAGGATTTAAACTTATAAAATTGACTGTTGCTCCTTTTTTCTGCAATTCATCAATAGTTATCATCAGAGGATGGGAAGGATTTACTTCATTATCGCGATACGCTCCGATCGAGAACAAATATTGCAATTCTACTTCCGTCATCATCAGTTCTATTAACTTCAAAGAAGCTGCATCTGCCCATTGCAAATCGTCTAAAAAAATGACTAACGGATGCTCCTTTAAACAAAAAGTTCGGATGAAGTTTTGGAACACAAGGTTAAAGCGATTTTGCGACTCTTGTGGCCCTAATTCTGGTACAGGTGGTTGTTTGCCAACAATCAATTCTACTTCGGGAATTACATCAATAATCACCTGACCGTTGGAGCCAAGTGCTGCTTCTAGTTTTTGTCGCCAAAGTTTTAGCTGTTCATCGCTTTCGGTTAAAATTCGCCGCACTAATCCTTCCAAAGCACTCACAACCGCAGAGTAGGGAACGTTGCGTTGAAACTGATCGAATTTGCCAGAAATAAAATAGCCGCGCTTTTCTGTAATAGGTTTGTGAATTTCTTGCACTAAAACTGACTTCCCGATGCCGGAATAACCTGCCACCAGCATCATTTCAATTTTGTTACTTGTCCGTTGTCCGTTGTCCGTTGTTAGTTGTTCCGTACCGCTGACTCGCTCAAATGCTGCCAGTAAAGTTTCCACTTCTCTCTCGCGTCCGTAGAGTTTTTGGGGAATTTGAAACTTGTCAGAAATATCTTGCGAAGCGAGGGGGAAAGAAAATATAAATCCATTTGTCTGTAGCTGAGACAAACATTCTTCTAAGTCTGCTTTAATTCCCCAGGCAGTCTGATAGCGATCTTCTGCATTCTTCGCCATCAATTTCATTACAATATCTGAAATAACCTGTGGAATTTCTTCATTTTTGAATTGGGAATTTTGACTTTTCACTTCATTTGGCTGTTTGGCAATGTGGCAATGCAGCAACTCTAAAGCATCGGTGGTCTCAAACGGCAGTTTTCCTGTGAGGAGTTCGTAAAAAGTGACACCGAGAGAGTAAAAGTCCGTGCGGTAATCCAGGAAGCGGTTCATTCTCCCTGTTTGTTCCGGAGATATATATGCCAAAGTACCTTCTAAAACATTGGGATTTTTCAGGGTAGGATTTTCGCGGGTAAAAATGCTGGAAATACCAAAGTCGATGATTTTTAGTTGCTGGGTTTCTGGGTTAAAAACTATATTAGATGGATTGATATCTTTGTGAATAATATTGGCTGCGTGAATATGACCTAAACTATCGGTAATAGCAACAGCAATTCGGATAACTTCAGCTAATTTAAATTTTCGCTGCTTCATCAACTTTTTTAGCGATTCCCCGCCAAAATCCTCAAAAATGATGAACATCGTTCTTTGATAGCTTTCTAATCCATAAGCTTTGGTGACACCATCAATATTAAATTTGCAGCTGATTTCATATTCTTGCTTGTATCTGCGAAGCTCATCTGGGGTGGGATAGTCTTGCTTCAGCACCTTGACGATCACAGGTTGGTTATCCTCCGCTCGGATGCCTCGGTAAACTTCGGAGTTGACGCTTTCATAGATGGGAGCTTTGATGGCAATGCCAGGAAGGTCTATCATAGTTTGGTTGTGTGACTTTAGGGATTAAGCTGCATACAATCTGGCACCCAGAGTAGATGAGAAGGATCGTAGCCTCTTTGTCGATATCTAGCGGTGATATTTTACAACCCGGATTGACGATCGACTGCTATTTGACGCACTATTTTTTTGGGTCAACCGCGTCTAACACCGCTTTTCTGCAAGGTAGGCAATACACCCTACTAAAAAAAGTATAGACTAATCGCGTCGCAGGCACAGTTAGCCTATACTCGTGTGAGAATAAACCTGAAGTTATTTGGCTCATGGGATGGCTTAAAAATATTGCCAACCGACAAGCGGGTTGACGGCTCTTTCTTATCAGACTATATATCAAGGATTACCATAGCCGTCCAACCGCGATCGCTTTTTCGCAATTCAAATTGATGTAATGTTACGGCTTTGACATCTACCCGCTGTTCGTGTCGGTTTGGATCGAGCTTTTCTCCCGTGGTAATCGCACTCAAATGATATAAGTTGTCTTTCTCCTCGATCTCAATTTGCTGCGCTCTCAGCAAAAGTAACTCGCTGTCTTTATAATAAATTAGTTCTTGTAAAAAATTGAAAAGCAACAAATCTAAGTCATCATTTTCTAAACTAAAACTTCGCGTTTCTCTTGGCTCTATTGCTGCCAAATTATCGATCATGGTGTTGATAGTTGCATCGCCTGCGGCTTGGAAAAGTTCTGGTAAATCTTTTCCATGAGCGCGAAAAGCAATATCCGCAGTGGCAACATCTTCCAAAAACTCATAATCCATAAGCTATTGCTCGCACAATTTTAATTGACTGATAATTTGCTCTTGGCGATCGCACACTTTTTTGCCGATGAAAACCAGTTCGGTTCCCTCTTGTTCAAACGGCTCCAAATCCCAACGTCCAGCTACAAAATTAAACAGATAATTTCCATCCGAAAATTTTACAAAACCTTTGGATCGATAAACATCTGTTTGTAGGAAGTTGGCAAATTCCTCAAAACGTTCGCTATTTAAAATGGCAGCAGTTTTGTAGCCGAAAGATTCAAATTCCGGTTGATGAACGTGGTGGGGTGGCGGTTGCACTCGTTCTCTACCAATACCAAACAGCAAATCTACATCTACCTGACACCTTTTTGTTCGCAAAATTGAGGCAATTTCGTTGAAGGAGTTGAGCTTTTTCTCTATCCCTTCTAACTCAGTTTCCGATACCAAATCAACTTTATTTAAAAGGATGGTATCTGCCGCTTCAATTTGCATCCTGCCGGTATGACCGACTTGCGGATATTTTACCATTGCGTCGGCATCGATGACGGTAACAACTCCATCCAAACGCACTCTGGTGAGACTTTCTTGAATATCAAAAACCAGCGCATCCGGTTCGGCAACTCCGGTTGTTTCCACTACAATGTTATCGGGATCTACTGTATCGACGATCTCGTTGACAGCAGCTTCAAATTCTCCCAGCAGGGAACAGCAGACACATCCGCCGCCAAGGTCTGCCATTTCCACATTTTTACCTTGAATGATTTTGGTGTCGATCGCAATTTCGCCAAATTCATTCATGAGAATCGCGATTTTTTTGGGAAAACTATCGAGGATGTGGCGAAGCAGAGTTGTTTTTCCGCTTCCGAGTGGCCCAGTAATTACTGTTAGTGGTGTTCGTACTTGCATAAAGTATCCTTTTTATGCTAACTATTGCGGGCGATCGCATATCTTTGTTAATGTTTGACATCGTGTCCGGTTGTATCGGTAGTACATGAGCGATACGGGAAATTGTCTCTTCGTAATCGAGTGTTAAATTTTTACCACAGATGAAAACAGATGAACACAGATGAACACAGATAAGAGAGCGATTTTTTTAGGCAACTGATGCAATCGGACATGATATGACAATAACAAAAGGAGATTCGATATCTATTTGCCAATTCTCATCAATAAATTCCATATTTTTATCATAAATCAAAATCACTTCGCCAATTTTTTTTTCTACCTCCCCGTGACTGGGTTTATCTTCTGAAGCAAGTTTATCAGCTTTGAGGACAAATTTCAGTTGTATCCATTCTTCTCTGTCTGTAACACCAATAGAACTGCTGATTACCTCAGCAGACAAGGAACGAGGCAACGTAATTTCTTCATAAAATTCATCTTTTTCATCCCAGTAACCCGACACTTTATAATTGCATAATTCGAGATGTTCTGTAACGAGCGCATTGGCATCAGTACTATCCACAAAATTTACCATTCTCCCTCAAATACAAATTCTTGTAAGTCAGGATGCTCGATCGTGAAGTCTCTAATTGCTTCAATCATTCCTATGTACCACTCATCGTTGCTTTCCGCTTTCAAAATTGCCAGTTTCTCTTCTAACTTAGGGATGTCACTGCGCGTTAATATTAGTACGTCGCAATCAGCTTCCCTCCAATCGTCAGTATATTCATAAATTCTGTTGGTAATCTTTCCTAAATTATCCTCTTGGGAATCTACATCTTTTACTAGCTTGTATTCACCAATTCCAAGTTCGTCATAAATTCTGTGCATTTCTGAGTTTTGCACGCCAAAACCGTACTTCCAAACGATCTTACCCTCGCCTCCCACGAAGCAATTTATGTATCTGCCCATGTTTCAATTCTCCAATTATTCTAAAATCTGAACATGAGCTATCCCTTAATATTGCCAATGGGAGTCAAGCGCACAACTTTTTTGCTAATTCCAGCTAATTCAGCCGCCTCAATCACATCATCGATATCTTTGTAAGCGCCTCCCGCTTCTTCCGCCAGTCCCGGCATTGAGGTACTGCGAACATAAATTCCCCGGCTTTCCATATCCTTCAAAAGTTTATCTCCACGCCAAGTTTTTCGCGCCTTGGTACGACTCATTGTACGTCCGCTACCGTGTGCGGTGCTGAAAAAAGTTTGGTCGCCGCTGGGTACTCCAACTAATAGATAAGATCCCGTTTCCATACTGCCGCCAATAATAACTGGCTGACCGATATCTTTATACCTTTCGGGAACATCTCCCATACCTGGGCCAAAAGCGCGAGTTGCGCCTTTGCGGTGTACGAGAAGCGATCGCTCTTTACCATCAATAATATGACGCTCTAGCTTAGCGGTATTGTGCGCGACATCGTAAACCATGTGCATACCGAGCTTTTCTGGCGATTTTTTAAATATGTCCGAAAACACTTCCCGAATGCGGTGCAGGATCACTTGGCGATTGGCAAAAGACATATTAATACCGCACTTCATGGCCGCAAAATAAGCTTGTCCTTCCGGAGAGTTGAAAGGCGCACAAGCTAATTCGCGATCGAGTATTTTTATGCCATACTTACTCTCCATTACTTTCAGAAAAATTTGCAAGTAATCTGTCGCCACTTGATGACCGAATCCCCGACTGCCGCAATGGAACATTACCACTACTTGATTCGGCATGAAAATTCCCAATCTTGCCGCTAACTCCGGATCGAAAATATTTTCCTCTTTCGCAACTTGAATTTCCAAATAGTGATTGCCAGAACCCAAAGTGCCGATTTGATTGAAACCGCGATCGATCGCCTTATCGCTAATTTTTGCAGAGTCCGCACCCTGAAGACAACCGTTCTCTTCCATCAATTCTAAATCTTCTTCCCAACCATAACCGTTGCGAACGCACCATTGCGCCCCTTCCTCAACTACTTCCCGAAAATCATTCCGCGAAAGCTTCACAAAACCCCTGCTTCCCACTCCCGCAGGCACTCTTTCGTAAAGCCTATCTACGATATTTTTAATATGCGGTTTAACTTCATCGTAGGTTAAATTGGTGACTAATAAGCGCATTCCGCAATTGATATCAAAACCGATCCCGCCAGGGGAAATAACGCCTCCCTGTTCTACATCCATTGCTGCTACGCCACCGATGGGAAATCCATAGCCAAAGTGTCCGTCTGGCATACACAAGGCGTACTTAGTTATTCCCGGCAGAGTCGCTACGTTGGTAACTTGGTCGTAAACCGCTTCGTCTAATTCTGCAATTATCTTCTCTGTACCGTAAATCCGGGCGGGTACGCGCATTCCTTCCTTGTAGGATACGGGAATTTCCCATACCGTATCGGAAATTCGTTCCAAAAATTCCTTTATAGCCATCTGTGTTTTAAATTGTTCTATTCTTATTTATTATGACTTGTCTGCTGTCTATGTTCAAGAACCCGCTCTTTGACCACCTCTTTCTTTAGAACTATCTTAAGGTAGATCTACTTCTGCCAAAAGAGTTACGTCCTTGTAAAGCAAAATTGTGATTATCAATACATTTATGAATGAACAAACTTTACCCCCTGTTCTGGATACAATTTTGAGCGATCGCACTACGCCGGATGCTGTTTTTTCTGATTTACTGCCAGCTTTGGGCGAGGTGTTAAAATGCGATCGCATTTTCCTTTACTTGTACAATCCCTACAAGGAAATTGGTAAAGTAGCTTACTGTTGGCGTCGCCTAACTGAGTATCCCGATGTCACTGAATACGACTGGAAAAAAGAACCCGCATCTTTACCCGATGAAGACCCTTTGTATGCCGCAGCATTGCGAACAGAACCATCTATTTTTGTGGAAGATATAGAAACAGCTAAACCCGAAGTAGTCAACAAAGATTTTGAACGCAAAAACTTCGGTCATCGCGCATTAGTCCACGCTCATTTATGTCAGGATGGTTTATTGTGGGGAATTTTGCAACCCTGTGTTTTCGGTCAACCTAGAGTCTGGAGTGAGTTGGATCGCTTTGTTATTTCCACAGTTACAGATAAAATCGTACCCCTAGCAGTTGACTATATCAAATCTACCCAGGTTTAATATCGTTTCCGCTTATGTCTGAATCATTAGGGCCCCTCTGTGGCCGAGAGGCCGAAGCGAAAAATGAACAATTTTACTTATGACGATAAACTATCGCCAAACAGGTTACAGATCCACAACTTAGCAAACTTATCATACTTCCATACATTAAAATCCAGTCGTTTTGGTAATACCCATATAAAACCCCGTTTAACTGGATAAAGTTAAACCCAAGAAAAGTTATTAAAGATACGTCTTTCGCACTTTTATTTTTAAAAATTATCAAGGCTTGTGGAATAAATAAACTGGCATTGAACACAAATCCTAATCCGAAAAAGAAGGTAACTATTTCTTTCATGGCGTTTGTCGATCGCTCAATAAATAGAGGACTGTCAGCGTCGCCAACAATCCCCCATTATACTCGCTAATTCTCTCCCCTATTCTTATCTACGCGCAGGGAAGCATATTGGCCTTTAATCTCTTGGTTGAAAAACTTACCTTTTGAGTTAGAATCTCGGAAAATTTTCCAAATTTCCCTCTCCACACCAAAGTATTGGTAGATTGTCCCGCTTATAAATTGTATTTGCAAGATTTGGCGGGATTCATCGTAGCCAATCGCGGATGCCATAGTCGATCGCACCGGTAGCATCGCGATCGGTTTCTCTCCTTTAACAGTGGAAAAGTAAGCGACTTCACTATTAGCGATATAGGCAATTTTTTGGAGTCCTTTATAAACCGTACTCGGTGCTGGAATCTCGACATATTCCTGTTCTCCTTCCCGGTCTAACAACAGTCCCAAATATCCTTCTGCATGACCGATCGCCACTATATTTTTCAGGTCAATACTGACTAACCGCATCGGATTATCCTGAATTTCTATAAAAACTTGTTTTGGGGAAACTTGCCTATTAAAATTATAGCATTTTCCTGTATAATCCTACCCTCTCGTATCCGCTAACATCCGATGCCTAAAACATTTGCGATCTTATCTGCGTTAATCTGCCTAATCTGCGGTTAAATTTTAACCAACAATGCCAACAGACAATCCAAGACATCATTCTTTCTCACCGATGCTAGCGGACAGGATATAATTTATGAATTACCCCGAAAGCTACACTACAAAAGCTGAGTCACACTAATCGGCACACCACCTTTTTCCAAAGATTCCGTCATAGCACGCAGAATTTGCACTAAATTAGCGCCCACCAAACCCGAAGAAACCGTTGAAGGCGCGTTCTGACTAACGCAGCTAAGAAAGTGTTCGCAAACTCGCTTTAAAGGTTCTCCCGATTCCAGATTCACAACTTCGCGGCTTTGATTTATAGGCTCGAATTTATTGCCCTTTTGCTCAAAAGTTCCGTGCTGTACAGTCAGGGGTGATTCTGTCAATAATTCATCAAAAATTAAGGTTCCTTGACTGCCTACAACTGCCAGACGCCGTTGCTTATCGGGATTCGACCAACACAGATGAATATATGCTTGAAATCCGCTGGGATAAGTCAGCGTCACCCATACCAAATCGGCTAATCCATTTTGCAGCCAAACGTTGCCAGTAGCTTGGACTTGAGAGGGAGTTTCCCCCAGCCAGCTATTGAAAATGGCGATATCGTGAATAGCTAAATCCCACATTGCATCGATATCCTGACGCACTGGGCCAAGGTGGGTTCTAGCAGCGTAGCCATATCGCAATTCTCCCAATGTTCCCTTTTGCATCACCGCTTGTCCGCCAATGACTGCGGGATGAAATAAATACGTGTGGTCTACCACAAGTTGACGTTGCTGTTGTTCTGCAAGGCGACAAAGTTCGTAGCACTCATCCGGGTAGAGAGTTAAAGGTTTTTCTGCCAGAACGTGATAGCCTTGCTGGAGGGCGTCAGCGATTAAGTTATAGTGGGTAGAAGCTGGGGTGACGATCGCCACAGCCTCCAGTTCCGGCAATTCTCGCACCTGTTCCCAATTAGTTGCCAGAACTACACTCTCATCTAATTGATAGCGCGATCGCAAAGCTGCCAACCGATCCAAATTCGGGTCTACCACCGCCACCAAAAGCGCTTGGGGATTTTCTAAGAAGTTTCGTACCAAGTGGACACCCCAACGCCCAGCCCCCAATACAGCAACTTTAATAGTCATTTGTCCCCCGATTTTGGATTTTGGATTTTGGATTTTGGATTAGCTTTGCCTTGAAAGGACAAAGCTTGAAATTTGGAAACATTTTTTGATGATTCCCATTTCAATGGGAGGCTTGAAACGCCTTTTTTTCGGTCATTAGTTATTCGTCAATTGTCTCCCCAGTGTATTCTTTCTTTTGACTTTTGACTTTTGACTTTTAACTTTTAACTTTTGACTTTTGACTTTTGACTTTTAAATTTTGACTTTCTACTGGCTACTGACTATTGACATTTTAATTTTTATTTGCTCAAAAGCTTGTTTCGCAGCAGCTTGTTCGGCTGCTTTTTTCGATCCTCCCTTACCTATTCCCCAAATCTCTCCCAGCACTTTGACAACTGCGGTGAACATCTGGGTATTACCCCGAACTTGCTTCATTTCCTTGATTTCATACTCTGGCAAAACCTTGTATGCGGCCTGGGTAAATTCCTGAAAAGCTGCTTTATAATTACGACGAGCCGGATCGGAGAGAATTTCTGCCGTTATCTCTTTAAAGTGCCGATCTAACCAAGGACGCACGAATTGCAGGCTGTGGGTGCTGAGGTAAAGAGCGCCCAAAACGGCTTCTAAGGCGTCCGCTAACCTAGTTTCCCGTCCCGCCGTATCTCCCGCTGCGCTCTTATCCATGAGCAAATAGTCTTCAAATCCATAACTATCGGCTATTTGCGCCAAGATGCGATCGCTCACCAATTCTGCCCGCAGAGCCGAAAAATCACCGACGCTGCTCTGAGGATAAGTTTCCCATAAAAACTCCGCCGCCGCGACGCGCACAACCGAATCTCCCACAAATTCCAGCCGATCGTAGTTATCCTCTGCCGAAAAAGTAGGATGAGTTAGCGCCAAGTCAAGTAACTGCCACTTAACTGGCGTTTTTTCAGGAAGTCCGAGCTTTTGAATCAAGGTTTGGAGTTGCTTTTGACGGCGTGGGTAGCTGAGATTCATGATGTAAAGGCAGACTTCTAGGAGTCCCTATCATTTTAGCTACATCGGTGAACAGCTCCTCTACCTCCACTAAGAGTTATTTTTGCACCGACAAAAATATAGCTAGGGACTAGGGGCTAGGGGCTAGGGGCTAGGGTAAGAACGGTCTAGAATCGACGGTTTGGTGGAATTAAGAATGACTTAAGCGCCTTGGCGACTGCTATAACTAAAAAAAATCACAGAGAAGAGAGTCGGACATAAGCCGGGTTCTGTTTTCTGACTGACGTGCAGCACAGAAGGCAGTTATCTATCTGGGACGCCTGTTACCAGACGCCTCTAGCGGTACCTAAGCAACGGAACCGGTAAAAGACCAACCGTAGTTCCTCCGACCTTGCTCCCAACCGGGGTTTACCGAGCCAGCGCCTCTCGACGCTGCTGGTGCGCTCTTACCGCACCTTTGCACCCTTACCAACCAATTTTGGATTTTAGATTTGAATCTAAAATCCAAAATTGGTTGGCGGTATCTTTCTGTGGCACTATCCTCGCGATCGCTCGCACTGGGCGTTACCCAGCAAGTCTGGTCTTTCGGGAGCCCGGACTTTCCTCAGACTGGCTTTCGCCAATCCGCAACCGCCTGCGCCTACTCTCTTCTTTTTTATTTTAGATTTTAGATTTTGGATTTTGGATTGAATGAGGGAATTGGGCAAGAGGGCATAGTTATTCTCCCGCTCCCCTCTCCCTCTCCCTGTTTCCCCTCAATCTTCTTTAATTGTGGAAATATTATCAAACCAACCCCGACGCCAGAAAAAGTAAACCAGACTGCCAGCAGTTGCAATCATCACAGCCCAGCACAGGGGATAGCCCCAGTACCAATTCAGTTCTGGCATATTCCAAGGCGATTTTTCTGTGTTGAAGTTCATTCCATATACACCAGCAATAAAAGTTAGGGGAATAAAAATTGACGAAATCACCGTCAGCAGCTTCATAACTTCATTCATTTTGTTACTGACACTGGATAAATAGACATCCATCAAACCAGAAGCCAGTTCCCGGTAAGTCTCCACAATATCCATCACCTGAACCGCGTGATCGTAACAATCGCGCAAGTAAATTCGCACATCGGGACTGATCAAATTGCTGCCATCTCGGATCAGAGAATTAATCGCATCTCGTTGCGGCCAAATGGCGCGGCGGAGGGCCAGTAATTCCCGTTTGATTTGATAGATTTTTTCAAGAGTGCGTCGCGTCGGGTTAAGCACAACTTCATCTTCTAGTTCTTCGATGCGCTCGCCGTAGGTTTCCAGCACCGGAAAAAATCCATCGATAATTGCATCTAAGAGCGTACAAGCTAAATAATCGGCTCCGCGCTGACGGATAGTGCCCTTGTTAGCGCGAATGCGATCGCGTACCGGTTGGAAGCAATCCCGCTCTGGTTCCTCCTGCACCGTCAGCAAATAATACTTCCCCAAAACAAAACTAACCTGCTCGCTGTAAAAACCAAATCCACTTTCCTTGGGCATCACCA from Aerosakkonema funiforme FACHB-1375 includes the following:
- the corA gene encoding magnesium/cobalt transporter CorA, encoding MAEKHFSPSGLAAQAVVEDEDESYVDFNYDEPGSLPGTLDLEADAPPPIIVLIDYNEAKATRVEVQTPEACLPYLDTESVSWVDVLGLGNEDIWRRMGQVFNLHPLVLEDVVNVPQRPKVEDVDSQLVIIARMVMPKESGFGFYSEQVSFVLGKYYLLTVQEEPERDCFQPVRDRIRANKGTIRQRGADYLACTLLDAIIDGFFPVLETYGERIEELEDEVVLNPTRRTLEKIYQIKRELLALRRAIWPQRDAINSLIRDGSNLISPDVRIYLRDCYDHAVQVMDIVETYRELASGLMDVYLSSVSNKMNEVMKLLTVISSIFIPLTFIAGVYGMNFNTEKSPWNMPELNWYWGYPLCWAVMIATAGSLVYFFWRRGWFDNISTIKED
- a CDS encoding Gfo/Idh/MocA family protein; the protein is MTIKVAVLGAGRWGVHLVRNFLENPQALLVAVVDPNLDRLAALRSRYQLDESVVLATNWEQVRELPELEAVAIVTPASTHYNLIADALQQGYHVLAEKPLTLYPDECYELCRLAEQQQRQLVVDHTYLFHPAVIGGQAVMQKGTLGELRYGYAARTHLGPVRQDIDAMWDLAIHDIAIFNSWLGETPSQVQATGNVWLQNGLADLVWVTLTYPSGFQAYIHLCWSNPDKQRRLAVVGSQGTLIFDELLTESPLTVQHGTFEQKGNKFEPINQSREVVNLESGEPLKRVCEHFLSCVSQNAPSTVSSGLVGANLVQILRAMTESLEKGGVPISVTQLL
- the rnc gene encoding ribonuclease III, which encodes MNLSYPRRQKQLQTLIQKLGLPEKTPVKWQLLDLALTHPTFSAEDNYDRLEFVGDSVVRVAAAEFLWETYPQSSVGDFSALRAELVSDRILAQIADSYGFEDYLLMDKSAAGDTAGRETRLADALEAVLGALYLSTHSLQFVRPWLDRHFKEITAEILSDPARRNYKAAFQEFTQAAYKVLPEYEIKEMKQVRGNTQMFTAVVKVLGEIWGIGKGGSKKAAEQAAAKQAFEQIKIKMSIVSSQ